A region from the Caldalkalibacillus salinus genome encodes:
- a CDS encoding ABC transporter substrate-binding protein: MKKRIFMLLMLTLALSLVLVACGEETGTTPDESDNDEGNNEETSGDKTLIFARGGDSVSLDPATTTDGETSRVTRQIFESLLEFEADSFEVKPGLATDYEILDDGQRYRLELREDVQFHDGTDFNADAVIFNFERWSDPEHPHHYADEGFTYVFYGNQFGGFKGDEDHIIESIEKIDEYTIEFVLKRPSAPFLQNLAMSAFGIASPQSFEEHGADVIENPVGTGPFVFKSWKRNDTITLEKNENYWQEGYPLLDTVIFQVIPDNSARFTALMAGDIDLMDGLNPDDVTTVEADGNLELYKRAPNNVGYLGFNTQKAPFDNEQVRVAMNHAVNKEALISALYRDLGVTAKNPLPPGYLGYNDTISEYEYDPEKAKALLAEAGYEDGFEFELWTMPVARPYMPDPQKAAEALQADFAEVGLTAKVISKEWATYLDETQQGLQDVYMLGWSGTNGDPDYFVNNLLSADAIPGGNRSFYDNEEVTALFNDAVEETDVDARDAMYQQALEIVHQEAPWIPLVHNTPVLAGSDRVINYIPHPSTSEVLTHVDVE, encoded by the coding sequence ATGAAAAAAAGAATATTCATGCTACTCATGCTCACGCTGGCACTATCACTAGTGTTAGTCGCTTGTGGTGAAGAAACAGGTACAACGCCGGATGAGAGTGATAATGACGAAGGTAACAATGAAGAAACATCTGGGGATAAGACGTTAATCTTTGCAAGAGGTGGGGATTCTGTCAGCCTAGATCCAGCAACCACGACAGATGGAGAAACCTCTCGTGTAACAAGACAGATTTTTGAATCACTACTCGAATTCGAAGCAGATTCTTTCGAGGTCAAACCTGGCTTAGCAACTGACTATGAGATCTTGGATGATGGACAACGATACCGTCTAGAGCTACGAGAAGATGTCCAATTCCATGACGGAACAGACTTTAACGCAGATGCTGTCATTTTTAACTTCGAACGTTGGTCTGATCCAGAGCATCCGCACCATTATGCAGATGAAGGATTTACTTACGTCTTCTACGGTAACCAGTTTGGTGGCTTCAAAGGTGATGAAGACCATATTATTGAGTCCATAGAAAAAATTGACGAGTATACTATTGAATTTGTGCTTAAGCGCCCATCCGCACCATTCCTTCAGAATTTAGCGATGTCAGCGTTCGGGATCGCATCACCACAGAGTTTTGAGGAACACGGAGCTGATGTGATCGAAAATCCAGTAGGGACTGGACCTTTTGTTTTCAAAAGCTGGAAAAGAAACGATACCATTACACTTGAGAAAAACGAGAACTATTGGCAGGAAGGTTATCCACTCCTTGATACGGTTATCTTTCAAGTCATCCCTGATAACTCGGCACGTTTTACAGCCCTTATGGCAGGTGATATAGACTTAATGGATGGTCTAAATCCTGACGATGTGACGACAGTCGAGGCAGACGGAAACTTAGAACTTTATAAGCGGGCACCAAATAATGTAGGCTATTTAGGCTTTAACACACAGAAAGCACCATTTGATAACGAGCAGGTCCGTGTGGCAATGAATCATGCCGTGAATAAGGAAGCACTCATCTCCGCCTTATATAGAGACTTAGGGGTTACAGCAAAGAATCCATTACCGCCAGGCTACTTAGGGTACAACGACACGATTTCAGAGTATGAGTATGACCCTGAGAAAGCAAAGGCTTTACTAGCCGAAGCGGGTTATGAAGATGGATTTGAGTTCGAATTGTGGACGATGCCAGTAGCTAGACCTTATATGCCTGATCCACAGAAGGCTGCAGAAGCCCTACAAGCAGACTTCGCTGAGGTTGGATTGACGGCTAAAGTAATCTCTAAGGAATGGGCCACTTACTTAGACGAGACCCAACAAGGTCTGCAGGACGTCTATATGTTAGGTTGGTCTGGTACGAATGGTGACCCCGACTACTTTGTAAACAATCTCCTTAGTGCCGATGCCATACCAGGTGGGAACCGAAGCTTCTACGATAATGAAGAAGTGACAGCCCTATTTAATGATGCCGTAGAGGAAACGGATGTTGATGCTCGGGATGCCATGTATCAACAAGCGTTAGAGATTGTACACCAAGAAGCACCGTGGATCCCACTTGTCCACAACACACCCGTCCTTGCGGGTAGTGATAGAGTGATCAATTACATTCCACACCCTTCGACTAGTGAAGTGCTGACGCACGTTGACGTCGAATAA
- a CDS encoding MDR family MFS transporter, which translates to MRFVPSYPKELWILAIGMFINITGASFLWPMNAIYMTQVLGQSLSTAGTVLMLHAGAGMLGNLLGGNLYDRIGGKRTVLLGVGLGTLSAFSLSLANEWHIYIALMIALGFGNGVVFPAIYAMAGWVWPEGRRKSFNAIYVFQNVGVACGTAIGGLVAQISFTYVFIVNGLTFLIFISIVWFGIQSHNATQLRDGEVTRETNASRPKHLGNGYLSLFILSLGFMACWMSYVQWQTSISVYMQELGFTLSSYSVLWTINGLIIILAQPFNAYITKVWIPSVKAQLATGVFIFIGALVLLSQTNVYSGFLIAMVIMTIGEIFIWPAVPTAAQDLAPIGRKGLYQGVVGSAATAGRMLGPLVGGYIFEIYHAQVLFYSMIAFCVLSMVSFMVYDLSFKSKHTTISREQQGEQSLSQ; encoded by the coding sequence ATGCGCTTTGTACCGTCCTACCCAAAAGAATTATGGATCCTCGCGATTGGGATGTTTATTAATATCACTGGGGCGTCTTTCTTGTGGCCTATGAATGCCATATACATGACCCAAGTGTTAGGTCAAAGCTTATCCACAGCAGGGACGGTGCTCATGCTACATGCTGGAGCAGGGATGCTTGGCAATTTGTTAGGGGGGAACCTATACGACCGGATTGGAGGTAAGCGAACGGTACTCCTTGGCGTCGGTTTAGGTACGTTGAGTGCGTTTAGTTTATCTTTGGCCAATGAATGGCATATTTATATTGCCCTCATGATTGCACTAGGGTTCGGTAACGGGGTTGTGTTTCCTGCTATATATGCCATGGCTGGCTGGGTGTGGCCTGAAGGTAGGCGCAAATCCTTCAATGCCATATATGTCTTTCAGAATGTAGGGGTTGCCTGTGGAACGGCCATTGGGGGCTTAGTTGCACAAATCTCTTTTACATACGTTTTTATCGTCAATGGCCTCACGTTCTTAATCTTTATCTCTATCGTTTGGTTTGGTATTCAAAGCCATAACGCCACTCAGCTAAGAGACGGAGAAGTGACGAGAGAAACGAACGCGAGTAGGCCAAAGCATCTAGGCAACGGGTATCTTTCGTTATTCATCCTCAGTTTGGGATTTATGGCCTGTTGGATGAGTTATGTACAGTGGCAAACGAGTATATCTGTTTACATGCAAGAGCTTGGCTTCACGTTATCTTCCTACAGCGTGTTATGGACCATTAACGGCCTGATCATCATACTGGCCCAACCCTTTAACGCTTATATCACGAAAGTATGGATACCGAGTGTAAAGGCTCAATTAGCGACAGGCGTTTTCATTTTTATAGGGGCGCTTGTCCTGCTCAGTCAAACGAACGTTTACTCCGGTTTTCTCATCGCCATGGTGATTATGACAATCGGTGAAATTTTCATCTGGCCAGCAGTACCCACAGCTGCCCAAGATCTTGCACCAATCGGACGAAAGGGGCTGTATCAAGGCGTGGTTGGGAGTGCAGCTACAGCGGGAAGAATGCTAGGACCCTTGGTTGGGGGATATATTTTCGAAATATATCATGCTCAAGTCTTGTTCTACTCTATGATCGCTTTCTGCGTTCTGTCTATGGTGAGCTTTATGGTTTATGACTTAAGTTTTAAGTCTAAGCATACAACCATATCAAGGGAACAGCAAGGGGAGCAGAGTTTGAGTCAATAA
- a CDS encoding ABC transporter ATP-binding protein, whose amino-acid sequence MAKAILEVQNLKKYFDIKGGVLSKKVGEVKAVDDVSFTVNEGEVLGLVGESGCGKSTTGRSILRLIEPTDGKIMFEGQDITKLNDEDMRKMRRDMQIVFQDPYASLNPRHTVEKIISEPMLIHGIKNAKERREKAHHLLEVVGLSSYHASRYPHQFSGGQRQRIGIARALAMNPKLIIADEPVSALDVSVQSQVLNLMQDLQREFQLTYVFIAHDLSVVKHISDRVGVMYLGRLVELAEKDALYDAPKHPYTHALLSAVPTVDAEEKSRERVILSGDVPSPSNPPTGCAFHTRCPDCMDICKTERPEFKLLEEGHYVACHLYD is encoded by the coding sequence TTGGCTAAAGCGATATTAGAGGTTCAGAATCTAAAAAAATACTTTGATATCAAGGGGGGCGTCCTAAGTAAGAAAGTCGGGGAAGTCAAAGCCGTCGACGATGTTTCCTTTACTGTGAATGAGGGAGAAGTGCTAGGTCTTGTCGGAGAAAGTGGTTGTGGGAAATCCACCACTGGTAGGTCCATCCTGAGACTGATTGAGCCAACCGACGGCAAGATCATGTTTGAGGGTCAAGATATTACAAAACTAAATGATGAGGATATGCGCAAGATGAGAAGGGACATGCAGATTGTTTTTCAGGACCCCTACGCGTCATTAAACCCTCGTCATACGGTGGAGAAGATTATCAGTGAACCAATGCTCATTCACGGTATTAAGAACGCGAAGGAGCGCCGGGAGAAAGCTCATCATCTACTGGAGGTCGTGGGGCTTAGTAGCTATCACGCATCGCGTTATCCTCACCAGTTTAGTGGAGGGCAACGTCAACGTATCGGCATTGCACGGGCGCTGGCCATGAATCCAAAGCTGATTATCGCAGACGAACCGGTTTCTGCTTTAGACGTGTCCGTACAGTCTCAAGTGTTAAACCTTATGCAGGATCTTCAACGAGAGTTTCAACTCACGTATGTCTTTATTGCACACGATTTAAGTGTTGTTAAACATATCAGTGATAGAGTTGGCGTTATGTATCTAGGGCGTCTAGTAGAGTTAGCCGAGAAAGATGCGCTTTATGACGCACCCAAACATCCATATACACACGCGCTTCTTTCAGCAGTCCCAACAGTAGATGCTGAGGAAAAAAGCAGAGAGCGAGTGATATTAAGTGGGGACGTACCTAGCCCTTCTAATCCACCGACTGGCTGCGCGTTTCACACACGTTGTCCAGACTGTATGGACATATGCAAAACAGAACGTCCTGAATTTAAATTATTAGAAGAAGGTCATTACGTCGCATGTCATCTTTACGACTAA
- a CDS encoding trans-sulfuration enzyme family protein, whose amino-acid sequence MKPVQSKPKATPIYQTSVFSFEDLNELEAYFEAPANRYMYSRYGNPNSDELAQEVAQLEKAQDAVVTSSGTSAILTSVLTFCRSGDHLLCSEEIYGGSAVLLQEELSRLGIEVTFVKKEDTYSFEDYCTPQTKMFLTETMTNPLLTVHDIRRLARECHQAGLKLVIDNTFATPVITTPLTLGADLVLHSVTKYLSGHSDVTAGVIAGSNQVIKRVREIVIRYGLNLSPFDSWLASRGVKTLRLRMKQHSENAMKIAETLSNHHKVKHVYYPGLRTHPDYTLAKQQGHDLFGGMLSFQIEDDRDKVNTLFQQLEHIVFAPSLAGVQTSISHPLSTSHRSIDPEQCQKLNITEGLIRLSVGIEEYDVLEQELLHALNQL is encoded by the coding sequence ATGAAGCCTGTACAATCAAAACCAAAGGCGACACCCATTTACCAAACTTCCGTTTTCTCTTTTGAAGATTTAAATGAGTTAGAAGCCTACTTTGAAGCACCTGCTAACCGCTATATGTATTCTCGATACGGAAACCCTAATTCGGATGAACTTGCACAAGAGGTGGCTCAGTTGGAAAAGGCTCAGGATGCAGTCGTTACTTCATCTGGCACCTCGGCTATTCTGACCAGTGTACTTACCTTTTGCCGCAGCGGTGATCACCTCCTGTGCTCGGAGGAGATTTATGGCGGGTCGGCTGTACTACTGCAAGAAGAGTTGAGCCGATTGGGTATAGAAGTTACATTTGTAAAAAAAGAAGATACTTACAGCTTTGAAGATTATTGTACACCTCAGACAAAAATGTTCTTAACGGAAACGATGACGAATCCCTTGTTAACCGTCCACGATATCAGACGCCTAGCGCGCGAATGTCATCAGGCGGGGCTTAAGCTTGTCATTGATAATACTTTTGCTACTCCGGTTATCACAACGCCTCTGACGTTAGGAGCAGATCTTGTCCTGCATAGCGTGACCAAATATTTATCTGGACATAGCGATGTGACTGCAGGCGTCATTGCTGGGTCTAACCAGGTCATCAAACGCGTGAGAGAGATTGTCATTCGCTATGGTTTAAATCTGAGTCCATTCGATAGTTGGTTAGCTTCTAGAGGCGTTAAAACCTTACGCTTACGAATGAAACAACACTCAGAGAACGCAATGAAAATAGCTGAAACACTCTCTAACCATCATAAGGTCAAACATGTCTACTACCCTGGCTTACGTACGCATCCTGATTACACTTTAGCCAAGCAACAAGGGCATGACTTGTTCGGCGGTATGCTTTCATTTCAAATCGAAGATGATCGAGACAAAGTGAATACTTTATTTCAACAACTAGAGCACATTGTATTTGCACCATCGTTAGCCGGAGTGCAAACCTCTATTTCGCATCCGTTATCGACTTCACACCGTTCGATAGACCCGGAACAGTGTCAAAAACTTAACATTACTGAAGGGTTGATCCGGCTGTCTGTGGGTATTGAAGAGTACGATGTCTTAGAGCAAGAACTGCTTCACGCGTTAAATCAACTTTAA
- a CDS encoding c-type cytochrome, producing the protein MKTKRSKWFLIFFVCLLSITLITACGAGDEAPPEQDEAETPADPEQDQEGQDPATDDPATEPDEATEDEQPDEEAGQGDQDAELVAAGEEVVHQSCIGCHGENLEGNMGPTLHGVSKKYSEEELNDILVNGIGQMPKGTAGGEEEAVIAYLQTLE; encoded by the coding sequence ATGAAAACGAAAAGAAGTAAATGGTTCCTTATCTTTTTTGTTTGTCTGCTAAGTATCACCCTGATCACAGCTTGTGGTGCAGGAGATGAAGCGCCTCCAGAACAGGATGAAGCTGAAACCCCTGCAGACCCAGAGCAAGACCAAGAGGGGCAAGATCCAGCGACAGATGATCCAGCTACTGAACCAGATGAGGCAACCGAAGATGAACAACCAGATGAAGAAGCTGGACAAGGTGATCAGGATGCAGAGCTTGTGGCTGCCGGTGAGGAAGTCGTCCATCAATCTTGTATTGGTTGTCATGGAGAAAACCTAGAAGGTAATATGGGACCAACGTTGCATGGTGTTAGTAAGAAATACTCTGAGGAAGAATTAAATGATATCCTGGTTAATGGTATCGGACAAATGCCAAAGGGCACAGCGGGTGGAGAAGAAGAAGCGGTTATTGCTTATCTGCAAACTCTGGAGTAG
- a CDS encoding oligopeptide/dipeptide ABC transporter ATP-binding protein has protein sequence MQEPILELDQLHTHFFTDNGEIPAVDGVSLKIHEGEILGVVGESGCGKSVTSLSIMGLVPHPPGRIVSGHIHFKQNVDTHIDLTTLSEKKMRKIRGNDIAMIFQEPMTSLNPVFTIGDQMAETIRIHTKMKKKAAIDVAVDMLRQVGIPRADEIVNDYPHQLSGGMRQRVMIAMAMSCEPKLLIADEPTTALDVTIQAQILDLMKKLNKENKTAIMLITHDLGVVTEVCDRIVVMYGGKVVEEGTVETIIKEPQHPYTQGLIKSIPKLKQTETRLYSIPGNVPKPGSIQEGCRFAPRCERVLDICRHADPELIELENGHKCRCFLHTEEGGAQVG, from the coding sequence GTGCAAGAGCCAATTCTAGAACTAGACCAATTACATACACACTTTTTCACCGATAACGGAGAAATTCCAGCAGTAGACGGTGTAAGCCTCAAAATCCACGAAGGAGAAATTCTAGGTGTCGTAGGTGAGTCTGGATGTGGTAAGAGTGTCACATCACTCTCCATCATGGGACTTGTTCCTCATCCGCCTGGACGAATCGTTAGTGGGCATATTCATTTTAAGCAGAATGTAGACACGCACATTGATCTAACGACGTTATCCGAGAAAAAGATGCGGAAGATTAGAGGAAATGACATCGCGATGATTTTCCAGGAGCCTATGACCTCGCTGAATCCAGTGTTCACAATTGGAGATCAAATGGCGGAAACGATCCGAATACATACAAAGATGAAGAAAAAAGCAGCCATCGATGTTGCAGTGGATATGTTAAGACAAGTTGGTATTCCGAGAGCTGACGAGATCGTCAATGATTACCCTCATCAACTGTCAGGAGGCATGAGACAGCGCGTCATGATTGCGATGGCCATGTCTTGTGAGCCCAAATTGCTCATAGCGGATGAACCCACAACAGCCTTAGACGTGACGATTCAAGCTCAGATTTTAGACCTTATGAAAAAATTAAACAAAGAAAATAAAACTGCGATTATGCTCATTACGCATGATCTTGGTGTCGTTACTGAAGTATGTGATCGTATTGTGGTCATGTACGGTGGTAAAGTGGTTGAAGAAGGTACTGTAGAAACGATTATTAAGGAACCACAGCACCCATATACGCAAGGGCTGATTAAGTCTATTCCCAAGCTCAAACAAACGGAAACTCGTTTGTATTCCATACCTGGCAATGTACCGAAACCGGGTAGTATTCAAGAAGGATGCCGTTTCGCACCACGGTGTGAAAGAGTGTTAGATATATGTCGTCATGCCGACCCAGAGCTTATTGAACTTGAGAATGGCCACAAATGCCGTTGCTTTCTACATACTGAGGAGGGAGGGGCACAAGTTGGCTAA
- a CDS encoding MFS transporter: MKLNSEQREVAISEEERQKSLSSPKLPFNPPFFYGWIIVFMGALGMFFSGPGQTYTVSIFIESYVRDFGWSQSLIASMYSIATLVAGLFFFFVGKFVDRFGQRKMSVTIGMLLAFACFLNSFIAGATMLFIGFFMLRLFGQGSMTLIPGTLVPQWFVKQRGRALSLMALGGFVGSSSLPPLNAWLIESYGWSMTWQIWGIILACFYVPLAFFLIRNKPEQVGLLPDGQKNKSEQDKVSQSDQTDKRHSGENKSTKKEISWKLNEAMRTRVFWFILFCVGIPSMVNTGIVFHITFILGENGMNNMMASYILSLMAVVAFPVTFIAGFVVERIKVHWVLALTFIGQAVAMLVLLQVNTFGMAVLFGVIRGLVGGFEVICLGIIWPNYFGREHLGSIKGIAMTVTVIGSAFGPLPFGLAYDMFGGYSEIILLMTLFPLLGACAAFFSPTPNKAVLSK, from the coding sequence ATGAAACTGAATTCAGAACAACGGGAGGTTGCTATAAGCGAAGAGGAACGACAGAAGTCATTATCCTCTCCAAAACTTCCTTTTAATCCCCCATTCTTCTATGGCTGGATCATCGTTTTTATGGGGGCGCTAGGTATGTTTTTTTCCGGTCCTGGACAAACCTACACCGTCTCAATTTTTATTGAGTCTTACGTTAGAGATTTTGGTTGGAGTCAGTCATTGATAGCCTCCATGTACTCCATTGCTACCCTGGTCGCTGGATTATTCTTTTTTTTCGTGGGCAAGTTTGTGGATCGTTTTGGTCAGAGAAAGATGAGTGTGACCATCGGTATGTTGCTTGCATTTGCTTGTTTTTTAAATAGTTTTATAGCTGGTGCCACTATGCTATTTATCGGCTTTTTCATGTTACGTTTGTTCGGTCAGGGCTCTATGACATTAATACCTGGGACTTTGGTTCCCCAATGGTTTGTCAAACAAAGGGGAAGAGCACTCAGTCTTATGGCCCTTGGCGGTTTTGTCGGATCATCTAGCTTACCTCCATTAAATGCTTGGTTGATCGAATCCTATGGGTGGTCTATGACATGGCAGATTTGGGGCATCATACTCGCCTGTTTTTATGTTCCACTCGCATTCTTTTTAATTAGGAATAAGCCAGAACAGGTAGGACTGCTTCCAGACGGGCAAAAAAACAAAAGTGAACAAGATAAAGTCAGCCAGTCTGACCAAACCGATAAGAGGCACAGTGGAGAAAATAAAAGTACAAAAAAGGAAATCTCTTGGAAGTTAAATGAGGCCATGAGAACAAGGGTGTTCTGGTTTATCCTGTTCTGTGTTGGAATCCCCTCGATGGTGAACACCGGAATCGTCTTTCATATTACCTTTATACTAGGTGAAAATGGCATGAACAATATGATGGCCTCCTATATATTGAGTTTAATGGCCGTGGTCGCCTTTCCTGTCACGTTTATTGCTGGATTTGTTGTGGAACGGATCAAAGTACATTGGGTGTTAGCCCTCACCTTTATTGGCCAAGCGGTGGCCATGTTAGTCCTGTTACAAGTTAACACATTTGGAATGGCTGTTTTATTTGGTGTGATCCGTGGTCTTGTGGGAGGATTTGAAGTGATTTGCTTAGGGATTATTTGGCCTAATTATTTCGGACGTGAACATTTAGGGAGTATTAAAGGAATCGCTATGACTGTGACGGTTATTGGTTCTGCTTTTGGTCCTCTACCGTTTGGATTGGCTTACGATATGTTTGGGGGGTATAGCGAAATCATCCTCTTGATGACCCTTTTTCCTTTACTAGGGGCTTGCGCCGCTTTCTTTTCACCAACTCCGAATAAAGCTGTGTTGAGCAAATAA